A genomic region of Sideroxydans sp. CL21 contains the following coding sequences:
- the secA gene encoding preprotein translocase subunit SecA, translating into MISKILKSVFGSRNDRLLKQYRQTVTRVNALEGQISALSDEQLRAKTAEFKQRVQQGEPLDAILPEAFAVVREGSKRVLQMRHFDVQLIGGMVLHYGKIAEMRTGEGKTLMATLPAYLNALSGKGVHVVTVNDYLAARDAEWMGKLYQFLGLSVGVILTSMEHADKQVAYGADITYGTNNEFGFDYLRDNMAANAEDRFQRGLNFAVVDEVDSILIDEARTPLIISGQAEDNLDVYLQMNKLVPNLKRQADENAPGDFHVDEKNHQILLSESGHEHAERLLAQAGLLPIGGSLYDPANITLIHHLYAALRAHNLFFLDQHYVVQNNEVIIVDEFTGRLMAGRRWSDGLHQAVEAKEGVEIQKENQTLASITFQNYFRMYNKLSGMTGTADTEAYEFQSIYNLETVIIPPHRPTVRKDMMDKVYLTTREKYAAVIADIRDCHERGQPVLVGTTSIETSELLSGLLAKEKLPHQVLNAKQHAREAEIVAQAGRPKMVTIATNMAGRGTDIVLGGNVEKPIELVRMDESLDAAAKEQRIGELRAEWEPIHKQVIASGGLHIIGTERHESRRVDNQLRGRSGRQGDPGSSRFYLSLEDPLLRIFASDRVAAIMNKFKLPEGEAIEHTWVTRAIENAQRKVEARNFDMRKQILEYDDVANDQRKVIYQQRAELLESTDISETINAMREGVLSDTVAEHIPHGSMEEQWDAAGLEKTLGAEYQLHQPVAQWLEQEKQLDENGLRSRIIEAAQQQYQAKVEHVGANVMHGYERIVMLQSLDQHWREHLAALDHLRQGIHLRGYAQKNPKQEYKREAFDLFATMLEAIKRDVTQTLMNVQIRSEADVAAAEAPHAPENVQYHHADYEEALASTDNTETELKPFVRGGEKIGRNDPCPCGSGKKYKQCHGKLA; encoded by the coding sequence ATGATCTCAAAAATATTGAAGTCCGTATTCGGCAGTCGGAATGACCGTTTGCTCAAACAGTATCGCCAGACCGTTACTCGTGTAAATGCGTTGGAGGGACAGATATCCGCCTTGTCCGACGAGCAATTGCGTGCCAAGACGGCAGAATTCAAACAACGGGTGCAACAGGGTGAGCCTCTAGACGCGATCTTGCCGGAAGCCTTTGCCGTGGTGCGCGAAGGCAGCAAACGGGTATTGCAGATGCGGCACTTCGATGTGCAGCTGATTGGCGGCATGGTGCTGCATTACGGCAAGATAGCCGAAATGCGAACCGGTGAAGGCAAGACCCTGATGGCCACATTGCCGGCCTACTTGAACGCACTTTCAGGCAAAGGCGTGCATGTGGTGACGGTGAACGACTATCTGGCAGCGCGCGACGCCGAGTGGATGGGCAAGCTGTACCAGTTTCTCGGGCTGTCCGTCGGCGTGATTCTGACCAGTATGGAGCATGCGGACAAGCAGGTAGCCTACGGCGCGGACATCACCTATGGTACCAATAACGAGTTCGGCTTCGACTACCTGCGCGACAACATGGCAGCTAACGCCGAGGACCGTTTTCAGCGCGGTCTGAACTTCGCCGTTGTCGACGAGGTGGACTCCATTTTGATCGATGAGGCGCGTACGCCGCTCATCATCTCCGGCCAGGCTGAAGACAATCTTGATGTTTATTTGCAGATGAATAAACTGGTGCCGAATTTGAAACGTCAGGCAGACGAGAATGCGCCGGGCGACTTCCATGTCGACGAAAAGAACCACCAGATTTTGCTGAGCGAGTCCGGCCACGAGCATGCCGAACGCTTGCTGGCACAAGCCGGTCTGTTGCCGATTGGCGGCAGCTTGTACGACCCGGCCAATATCACGCTGATACACCATTTGTATGCCGCATTGCGGGCGCACAACCTGTTCTTTCTCGACCAGCATTATGTGGTGCAGAACAATGAAGTCATCATTGTCGATGAATTTACCGGTCGCCTGATGGCCGGACGTCGCTGGTCGGATGGCTTGCACCAGGCGGTGGAAGCCAAAGAAGGCGTTGAGATCCAGAAAGAGAATCAGACGCTGGCTTCGATCACGTTCCAGAATTATTTCCGCATGTACAACAAGCTGTCCGGCATGACCGGCACGGCAGACACCGAAGCCTACGAGTTCCAGAGCATCTACAATCTCGAAACGGTCATTATCCCGCCGCATCGTCCCACGGTACGCAAGGATATGATGGACAAGGTTTATCTCACTACGCGCGAAAAATATGCGGCGGTTATTGCCGATATCCGCGATTGCCACGAGCGCGGTCAACCCGTGCTGGTTGGTACGACTTCCATCGAAACCTCCGAATTGTTGTCGGGTTTGCTGGCAAAGGAAAAACTGCCGCACCAAGTGTTGAATGCCAAACAGCATGCGCGTGAAGCCGAGATCGTTGCTCAGGCCGGTCGTCCGAAGATGGTTACGATTGCCACCAACATGGCGGGACGCGGCACGGACATCGTGCTGGGCGGGAACGTGGAAAAACCCATCGAGCTGGTGCGTATGGACGAAAGCCTGGATGCGGCTGCAAAAGAGCAACGCATCGGGGAATTGCGTGCCGAATGGGAGCCGATCCACAAGCAGGTGATCGCGAGCGGAGGCTTGCATATCATCGGTACAGAGCGCCACGAATCGCGGCGCGTGGATAACCAATTGCGCGGCCGTTCCGGGCGTCAGGGCGATCCCGGCTCCAGCCGTTTTTACCTGTCGCTGGAAGATCCGCTATTGCGCATCTTCGCATCCGACCGCGTAGCGGCGATCATGAACAAGTTCAAGCTGCCGGAAGGCGAGGCCATCGAACACACTTGGGTGACACGCGCGATAGAAAATGCGCAACGCAAGGTGGAAGCGCGCAACTTCGATATGCGCAAACAGATCCTGGAATACGATGATGTCGCCAACGACCAGCGTAAAGTAATCTATCAGCAGCGTGCCGAATTGCTGGAAAGCACCGATATTTCGGAGACCATCAATGCAATGCGCGAAGGTGTATTGTCAGATACGGTTGCCGAACATATCCCGCATGGGAGCATGGAAGAACAATGGGATGCGGCGGGCCTGGAAAAAACACTGGGTGCAGAATATCAGTTGCACCAACCCGTGGCGCAATGGCTGGAGCAGGAAAAGCAACTGGATGAAAACGGCCTGCGGTCACGCATAATTGAAGCGGCGCAACAGCAATATCAGGCCAAGGTAGAACATGTAGGTGCCAACGTGATGCATGGCTATGAACGTATCGTCATGTTGCAGAGTCTGGACCAACATTGGCGAGAACATCTTGCAGCGCTGGACCACCTGCGGCAGGGCATTCATCTTCGCGGCTATGCGCAGAAGAACCCCAAGCAGGAATACAAGCGCGAAGCATTCGATCTGTTCGCTACCATGCTTGAAGCGATCAAGCGTGATGTGACGCAGACACTGATGAACGTGCAGATCCGCAGCGAGGCAGATGTGGCGGCAGCAGAAGCGCCCCATGCGCCTGAAAACGTGCAGTATCATCATGCCGATTATGAAGAAGCACTGGCTTCGACAGACAATACGGAAACTGAGCTCAAGCCTTTTGTGCGCGGCGGTGAAAAGATCGGTCGAAACGATCCCTGCCCTTGCGGTTCAGGTAAAAAATACAAGCAGTGCCACGGAAAGCTGGCTTAA
- a CDS encoding M23 family metallopeptidase, with amino-acid sequence MNIILVSNRFAKARSISLTGTHLAVLAILAALMFVAAVLAAQYAIVRFQPGMMSNELRAWMASAQQDEQQKQETFMHKSLDTLAMRLGQMQAQVLRLNGLGARLAKMSGMKPEEFSFDKPPAQGGPYLPSALQQQVSMSSMEQQMAELNELLSDRSDKLVALETLLMQDKLSKKLLPSVPPINEVWYSSNFGWRIDPFTGKNAMHEGVDYMVPEGTPIHASAGGVVVYADMHPQYGNMVEIDHGNEVVTRYAHASKLLVKVGQMVRRGDEIGLSGSTGRSTGPHLHFEVRYKGIAQNPVRFLENARS; translated from the coding sequence GTGAATATTATTCTAGTTTCCAACCGATTTGCAAAAGCCCGGAGCATTTCGCTGACGGGAACGCATCTGGCCGTTCTGGCAATCTTGGCCGCACTGATGTTCGTTGCGGCGGTATTGGCCGCACAATATGCCATTGTGCGCTTCCAACCGGGCATGATGAGCAACGAATTGCGCGCCTGGATGGCCAGCGCCCAACAGGATGAGCAGCAAAAACAGGAAACCTTCATGCACAAGAGTCTGGATACTCTGGCTATGCGGCTTGGGCAGATGCAAGCACAAGTGCTGCGGCTGAATGGTTTGGGAGCACGCCTGGCCAAAATGAGCGGCATGAAGCCGGAAGAGTTCTCGTTCGACAAACCGCCTGCACAGGGGGGGCCTTACCTGCCGTCAGCCCTGCAACAACAAGTTTCCATGTCGAGCATGGAGCAACAGATGGCGGAGTTGAATGAGCTGCTGAGCGACCGTAGCGACAAACTGGTGGCGCTGGAAACATTGTTAATGCAGGACAAATTGAGCAAAAAGCTGTTGCCTTCGGTTCCTCCTATCAATGAAGTCTGGTATTCCTCCAATTTTGGTTGGCGTATTGACCCCTTTACCGGCAAGAATGCCATGCATGAGGGGGTGGATTACATGGTTCCGGAGGGTACGCCGATCCATGCTTCGGCTGGCGGGGTGGTGGTGTATGCGGACATGCATCCGCAGTATGGTAATATGGTCGAGATAGATCATGGCAATGAGGTAGTAACGCGTTATGCGCATGCGTCCAAGCTGTTGGTCAAAGTAGGACAGATGGTCAGGCGTGGGGATGAGATCGGTTTGTCGGGAAGCACGGGCAGATCGACCGGCCCACATCTGCATTTTGAAGTGAGATACAAGGGCATCGCCCAGAACCCGGTACGTTTCCTGGAAAATGCCAGGAGTTGA
- a CDS encoding DUF721 domain-containing protein yields MPSRLNAYLASNQELRQLSSKAKQTAALQKHYEAIAPPNLARNSLVLRLNQQTMVIAANNGAVAAKLRQMSADLISLFQARGCEVTVIQIRVQVTAPPHIMPSEPRKLGKSAQEALNKLDENLAESPLKAALRRLIKRV; encoded by the coding sequence GTGCCGTCCCGCCTGAACGCCTATTTGGCCTCCAATCAAGAATTACGGCAACTTTCGAGCAAAGCCAAGCAAACTGCAGCCCTGCAAAAGCACTACGAAGCCATCGCTCCACCCAATCTGGCACGCAACAGCCTGGTATTACGATTGAACCAGCAAACGATGGTCATTGCTGCAAATAACGGCGCGGTGGCCGCCAAGCTGCGACAGATGTCCGCGGACCTTATTTCCCTTTTTCAAGCAAGGGGATGCGAGGTTACTGTAATTCAAATCAGGGTGCAAGTCACGGCCCCTCCCCACATCATGCCTTCCGAACCGCGCAAATTGGGTAAATCCGCTCAAGAAGCTTTGAACAAACTGGATGAAAATCTGGCCGAATCGCCCCTCAAAGCAGCTTTAAGGCGACTGATCAAGCGTGTTTAG
- the lpxC gene encoding UDP-3-O-acyl-N-acetylglucosamine deacetylase, whose amino-acid sequence MVKQRTLKTMVQATGVGLHTGEKVYLTLRPASIDSGIVFRRIDLPDSGDIRAEAHAVNDTRLSTCLEAHGARVATVEHLMSALAGLGIDNAIVELTSSELPIMDGSAGTFIFLLQSAGIVEQAAAKKFIRIKKTVEVKDGDKWVRFEPYNGYKLNFTINFAHPVFANTKQTVTVDLGEHSYIKEVSRARTFGFMQEVEYMRSQGLALGGSLDNAIVMDEYRVINPDGLRFEDEFVKHKVLDAIGDLYLLGHPLIGAFSGYKSGHALNNALCRALLADETAWEFTTFDKQEEAPDFLRLQLQAA is encoded by the coding sequence ATGGTCAAGCAACGTACATTGAAAACGATGGTGCAGGCGACGGGCGTCGGTCTGCACACCGGCGAAAAGGTCTACCTGACCTTGCGTCCGGCTTCCATTGACAGCGGGATCGTGTTTCGGCGCATTGATTTGCCGGATTCCGGGGATATTCGCGCCGAGGCTCATGCGGTTAACGACACGCGGCTTTCCACTTGTCTGGAAGCGCATGGCGCACGTGTGGCGACGGTGGAGCACCTGATGTCGGCTTTGGCCGGCTTGGGTATCGACAACGCCATCGTCGAACTGACCAGTTCGGAATTGCCCATCATGGACGGTAGCGCGGGAACATTCATATTCCTGCTGCAATCGGCCGGCATCGTCGAACAGGCTGCAGCCAAGAAATTCATCCGGATTAAAAAAACGGTGGAAGTGAAGGATGGCGACAAATGGGTACGTTTTGAGCCGTATAACGGCTACAAGCTGAACTTCACCATCAATTTTGCCCACCCGGTGTTTGCCAACACCAAACAGACTGTGACGGTCGATCTTGGGGAACATTCTTATATTAAGGAAGTAAGTCGCGCCCGCACTTTCGGCTTCATGCAAGAAGTTGAATACATGCGTTCGCAAGGATTGGCGCTGGGCGGGAGCCTGGATAATGCCATCGTGATGGACGAATATCGTGTCATCAACCCGGATGGACTGCGTTTTGAAGACGAATTTGTGAAACACAAGGTTCTGGACGCCATTGGCGATCTTTACCTGCTCGGACATCCATTAATTGGCGCATTTTCCGGCTATAAATCCGGCCATGCCTTGAATAACGCCCTTTGTCGGGCCTTGTTGGCCGACGAGACGGCATGGGAATTCACCACATTCGACAAGCAGGAAGAGGCCCCCGATTTCCTGCGCCTGCAGCTACAGGCGGCCTGA
- the ftsZ gene encoding cell division protein FtsZ: MFELMDAQPQGAVIKVVGVGGCGGNAVDHMIDQGVQGVEFIVINTDAQALRRSKARVQLQIGANLTKGLGAGAKPEIGQAAAIEDRERIAEIISGANMVFITAGMGGGTGTGAAPIVAQVAKEMGILTVAVVTKPFIFEGKRMTLAQSGIEELAVYVDSLIIVPNAKLMEVLGGKTTLPEAFKAANGVLQGAVAGIAEVINVPGMVNVDFADVCTLMSENGMAMMGAASASGEGRAQRAAEQAIASPLLEDVDLSGARGVLVNITSSSSLTLEELHEVMNCFQFAAQEATVIVGSVFDEAMGDEMRVTIVATGLGVPMARKQPKPVLAYEKQQRTGTHDAPMVNYNELDMPAVIRTGRHREAVEAMKQSGVDPLDIPSFLRKQAD, translated from the coding sequence ATGTTTGAACTAATGGATGCTCAGCCGCAAGGTGCAGTGATCAAAGTGGTAGGGGTGGGCGGCTGCGGCGGGAATGCAGTCGATCACATGATCGATCAGGGAGTGCAAGGGGTCGAATTCATCGTCATCAACACCGACGCGCAGGCGCTGCGCCGCAGCAAGGCGCGTGTGCAGTTGCAGATTGGCGCAAACCTGACCAAGGGCCTCGGCGCAGGCGCCAAGCCCGAGATCGGCCAGGCTGCCGCGATCGAAGACCGCGAGCGCATCGCCGAGATCATCAGCGGCGCCAACATGGTGTTCATCACCGCGGGCATGGGGGGCGGAACAGGCACGGGAGCCGCGCCGATCGTTGCGCAAGTGGCCAAGGAGATGGGCATCCTCACTGTGGCAGTGGTGACCAAGCCGTTCATCTTCGAAGGCAAGCGCATGACGCTGGCTCAAAGCGGCATCGAGGAACTGGCAGTCTATGTCGATTCCCTCATCATCGTTCCGAATGCCAAGCTGATGGAAGTGCTGGGCGGAAAGACTACATTGCCGGAAGCATTCAAGGCGGCGAACGGTGTGTTGCAGGGAGCGGTGGCCGGTATCGCAGAAGTCATCAACGTTCCAGGCATGGTGAATGTGGATTTTGCCGACGTGTGCACGCTGATGTCGGAGAACGGCATGGCGATGATGGGTGCGGCATCCGCATCCGGAGAAGGCCGTGCGCAACGTGCCGCAGAACAAGCTATCGCCAGTCCCTTGCTGGAAGATGTGGATCTTTCCGGCGCGCGCGGTGTGCTGGTCAACATCACCTCCAGCAGCAGCCTGACTCTGGAAGAGCTGCATGAAGTGATGAATTGTTTCCAGTTTGCCGCACAAGAAGCGACGGTGATTGTCGGCTCGGTATTCGATGAGGCAATGGGTGATGAGATGCGCGTGACCATCGTGGCTACCGGTCTGGGCGTTCCAATGGCACGCAAGCAGCCGAAGCCGGTTCTGGCGTACGAGAAGCAACAGCGTACCGGAACGCACGATGCGCCGATGGTTAACTACAACGAGCTGGATATGCCTGCAGTGATACGCACCGGACGCCATCGCGAAGCAGTCGAAGCGATGAAGCAATCCGGCGTCGATCCGCTCGATATTCCGTCGTTCTTGCGCAAACAAGCGGATTAA
- the ftsA gene encoding cell division protein FtsA: MSKNRENKNLIVALDIGTSKIACIVAEIRPEGTLEVIGAGMHQSSGMKKGMVVNIDATVGAIQRALEEAELMADCKIREVYTGIAGSHIRSSNANGMIKIKDKEVAHTDVVRAVETASSISLPGDQQILHILEQEFSIDGQGGIKKPLGMSGMRLEVEVHIVTGAVAAVQNILKCIHRCGLEVHEMILQPLASSKAVLADDERELGVCLVDIGGGTTDVAIFTNGAIRHTAVIPIAGDQITNDIAMALRTPTKDAEDIKIKYGCALRQLANDAPIEVPGVGERSARMLSRQTLAEVIEPRVEELYSLVQQELRRSGFEDLLSSGIVITGGSSAMQGMVELGEEIFHMPVRMGVPRNIGGLSDVVKTPRYATGVGLLLYGLEQHKRDEVSRVNSGSFGDVMASMKTWFQRNF; this comes from the coding sequence ATGAGCAAGAACAGAGAGAACAAGAATTTGATCGTGGCGCTGGACATCGGCACGTCGAAGATCGCGTGCATCGTTGCCGAAATCAGGCCGGAAGGCACACTGGAAGTGATCGGGGCGGGCATGCACCAGTCTTCCGGCATGAAGAAGGGCATGGTGGTGAACATCGACGCGACGGTCGGTGCCATCCAGCGCGCGCTGGAAGAAGCGGAGCTGATGGCGGACTGCAAGATACGCGAGGTCTATACCGGTATTGCGGGCAGCCATATTCGCAGTTCGAATGCCAACGGCATGATCAAGATCAAGGACAAGGAAGTGGCACACACCGATGTGGTGCGCGCGGTGGAGACGGCCAGTTCGATCAGCCTGCCGGGAGACCAGCAGATCCTTCACATCCTTGAACAGGAGTTCAGCATCGACGGGCAGGGCGGTATCAAAAAGCCGCTGGGCATGAGCGGCATGCGCCTTGAAGTGGAGGTGCACATCGTCACCGGGGCGGTGGCGGCAGTACAAAACATCCTGAAGTGCATCCACCGCTGCGGGCTGGAAGTGCACGAGATGATCCTGCAACCCCTGGCATCGAGCAAAGCGGTGCTGGCGGACGACGAACGGGAGCTGGGCGTGTGCCTGGTGGACATCGGCGGCGGGACTACCGATGTGGCGATCTTCACCAACGGGGCGATCCGGCATACGGCGGTGATCCCCATCGCCGGTGACCAGATCACCAACGACATCGCGATGGCGCTGCGTACGCCGACCAAGGATGCCGAGGACATCAAGATCAAATACGGGTGCGCCTTGCGCCAGTTGGCGAACGATGCACCAATCGAAGTGCCGGGCGTGGGCGAGCGCAGTGCGCGCATGCTTTCGCGGCAGACCCTGGCGGAAGTGATCGAACCCCGCGTGGAGGAACTGTATTCACTGGTGCAGCAAGAGCTGCGCCGGAGCGGGTTCGAGGACCTGTTGTCTTCCGGCATTGTGATCACCGGAGGCAGCAGCGCCATGCAGGGCATGGTCGAGTTGGGCGAGGAAATATTCCATATGCCGGTGCGTATGGGCGTGCCGCGCAACATCGGGGGATTATCGGATGTCGTGAAAACGCCGCGCTACGCGACGGGAGTCGGTTTGCTGTTGTACGGGCTGGAGCAGCACAAGCGCGACGAAGTGTCGCGCGTTAATTCGGGATCGTTCGGCGATGTGATGGCAAGTATGAAGACGTGGTTTCAGCGCAATTTTTAG
- a CDS encoding cell division protein FtsQ/DivIB gives MWDNTPLLRGIANVLFGASFVLVLYGTARYVLHLPVFPLRIVELTAVPQRISPELMEKVVHEQVSGNFFTVDLEATRQAFEKLPWVRKVSVRRKFPWSLEVEVEEQVALARWNGTSLVNTYGEVFSATTDQVLPVFIGQPETSPQVTQMYADLNAALQPLHQQIVQISLSPRYAWQVKLDKGMVLELGREEMQERMTRFVKVYPYSLAALARPANHVDLRYRNGFAAYLPGGNV, from the coding sequence ATGTGGGATAACACGCCACTGCTGCGCGGCATCGCGAACGTGCTGTTCGGTGCGAGCTTTGTGCTGGTGCTCTACGGCACAGCACGCTACGTGCTGCACTTGCCGGTGTTTCCCCTGCGCATCGTGGAACTGACTGCGGTGCCGCAACGCATTTCGCCCGAGTTGATGGAAAAAGTGGTGCATGAGCAAGTGAGCGGGAACTTCTTCACAGTCGATTTGGAAGCTACGCGACAGGCATTCGAAAAGTTGCCTTGGGTGCGCAAAGTGAGTGTGCGGCGCAAGTTTCCGTGGAGTCTGGAAGTGGAAGTGGAAGAGCAAGTGGCACTGGCCCGCTGGAACGGCACTTCACTCGTGAATACGTACGGGGAGGTTTTTTCGGCGACGACAGACCAGGTGTTGCCGGTATTCATAGGGCAGCCGGAAACCTCGCCGCAGGTAACGCAGATGTACGCCGACTTGAACGCAGCACTGCAGCCGTTGCACCAGCAGATCGTGCAAATAAGTCTGTCGCCGCGCTATGCGTGGCAGGTGAAGTTGGACAAGGGCATGGTGCTCGAGCTGGGCAGGGAAGAGATGCAAGAGCGGATGACTCGTTTCGTCAAAGTGTATCCGTACAGTCTGGCCGCATTGGCACGACCGGCCAACCATGTGGATCTGCGTTATCGCAACGGGTTTGCGGCGTATCTGCCGGGCGGCAATGTTTGA
- a CDS encoding D-alanine--D-alanine ligase has translation MKNFGKVAVLFGGRSAEREVSLKSGTAVLAALQRSGVDAHGFDPETRDLHALRDENFNRVFIALHGRFGEDGTVQGALELMNIPYTGSGVLASALAMDKWRTKLVWQAAGLPIPDYEMLTERSDWNGVVQRLGLPLFVKPANEGSSVGITKVKRAEDLQAAYAEAAKYDSLVLAERFIGGGEYTVAILNGRALPVIKIEPANEFYDYEAKYLRDDTRYLCPCGLTAEQESEMQHLAQLAFALIGGQGWGRVDFLRGEDGKAYLLEANTSPGMTDHSLVPMAARQAGIDFEQLVIRILEGAHVG, from the coding sequence TTGAAGAATTTTGGAAAAGTGGCCGTGCTGTTCGGCGGGCGTTCCGCTGAGCGCGAAGTATCGTTGAAGAGCGGTACGGCGGTGTTGGCCGCATTGCAGAGGAGCGGAGTGGACGCGCACGGATTCGATCCCGAGACACGGGATCTGCATGCCTTGCGGGATGAGAATTTCAACCGCGTGTTCATCGCTTTGCACGGCCGCTTCGGCGAAGACGGAACGGTGCAGGGTGCACTGGAGTTGATGAACATCCCCTATACCGGCAGCGGCGTGCTGGCTTCGGCACTCGCGATGGACAAATGGCGCACCAAGCTGGTGTGGCAGGCCGCAGGCTTGCCGATTCCCGATTACGAAATGCTCACCGAGCGCAGCGACTGGAACGGTGTGGTGCAACGTCTCGGTTTGCCGCTGTTTGTGAAGCCCGCAAACGAAGGATCGAGCGTGGGTATCACCAAAGTGAAGCGTGCCGAAGATTTGCAGGCTGCTTATGCGGAAGCGGCCAAATACGACAGCCTGGTACTTGCCGAGCGCTTCATCGGGGGCGGTGAGTACACGGTTGCGATTTTGAACGGTCGTGCGCTGCCGGTCATCAAGATTGAGCCTGCGAATGAGTTCTACGACTACGAGGCCAAATATCTACGCGACGACACTCGTTATTTGTGTCCGTGCGGTCTGACTGCGGAACAAGAGAGCGAGATGCAGCACCTTGCCCAGCTGGCATTTGCGCTTATCGGCGGGCAGGGTTGGGGGCGCGTGGACTTCCTGCGCGGCGAGGACGGCAAAGCCTATCTGCTGGAGGCGAACACATCGCCAGGTATGACCGACCACAGTCTGGTGCCGATGGCGGCACGACAGGCAGGCATAGATTTTGAGCAGTTGGTGATCCGGATACTGGAGGGGGCGCATGTGGGATAA
- the murB gene encoding UDP-N-acetylmuramate dehydrogenase — translation MNMSEPTQFSATGLRGEMFRDEPMSRHVSWRAGGAAQRVYQPADLADLQHFLRQTPTDESLIAVGLGSNLLVRDGGFRGTVLLMVGALTELRMDGQYIYAQAGVPGAKLARFAASNNLCGGEFFVGIPGTVGGMLAMNAGCYGGETWQKVRRVQVLTRRGELMERTPQEYEIGYRHVKRIQDSGFMIRDGVRSAEGVTESCIPHPEACDEFFVGAWLKLETGDVEAARKEIKTLMEKRSASQPLQLPNAGSVFRNPPGSHAAKLIEECGLKGRRVGGAQVSEKHANFIVNVDKATATDIENLIEEVRAEVESKTGVQLHPEVRIIGERA, via the coding sequence ATGAACATGAGCGAACCGACACAATTCAGTGCGACAGGATTGCGCGGAGAGATGTTCCGCGACGAGCCCATGTCGCGTCACGTGAGCTGGCGTGCCGGAGGTGCAGCGCAGCGTGTGTACCAGCCGGCCGATCTCGCCGACTTGCAGCATTTTTTGCGGCAAACGCCGACAGACGAGTCGCTGATCGCAGTGGGTCTCGGCAGCAATTTGCTCGTGCGCGACGGCGGATTCCGCGGCACGGTGTTGCTAATGGTGGGTGCCCTGACAGAGTTGCGCATGGATGGCCAATACATCTACGCACAGGCGGGTGTGCCTGGGGCGAAGTTGGCGCGTTTTGCAGCATCCAACAATTTGTGTGGCGGGGAATTTTTCGTCGGAATACCCGGAACCGTGGGCGGCATGCTTGCAATGAATGCGGGATGTTACGGCGGTGAAACCTGGCAGAAAGTGCGGCGCGTACAGGTGCTGACGCGTCGCGGTGAACTGATGGAACGTACACCACAGGAATATGAGATCGGTTATCGGCACGTAAAGAGGATTCAGGATTCAGGATTCATGATACGGGATGGGGTTCGGAGTGCGGAGGGTGTTACTGAATCCTGTATCCCGCATCCCGAGGCCTGCGATGAATTTTTCGTTGGTGCATGGCTAAAACTGGAAACAGGTGACGTGGAAGCCGCACGCAAAGAGATCAAGACATTGATGGAGAAACGCAGCGCCAGCCAGCCCCTGCAGTTGCCGAACGCGGGCTCGGTATTCCGCAATCCGCCAGGCAGCCATGCGGCGAAATTGATCGAGGAATGCGGACTGAAAGGCAGGCGCGTCGGCGGCGCACAGGTGTCGGAGAAGCATGCCAACTTCATCGTGAACGTGGACAAGGCGACCGCAACGGATATCGAGAACCTGATCGAGGAAGTACGGGCAGAAGTTGAATCAAAGACCGGGGTGCAACTGCATCCCGAAGTAAGGATCATCGGAGAGCGAGCTTGA